The following coding sequences are from one Mycobacterium bourgelatii window:
- a CDS encoding manganese catalase family protein gives MFVHNKELQFEVRVSEPDPRFASLLMEQFGGANGELTAALQYFTQAFVLREKNPKMYDLFMDIATEELSHLEMVGSMITMLLDGLNDNLKQATEVCDWMPAVASRDGRQQAIHQVAVNPMFLVLSGGGPDVKDSAGNNWTGAFIDANGDPTVDLRNNLAAESRAKVVYEYLKQFTDDPGVQDTLTFLMTREVAHYQQFTAALNELPVNFPPGQLPSDPRFHNKAFNMSNGGGESIRGPWNEGQGPWPEGIEWDYVEKPEQQWLGSTVRRNMGAEQNPEGSPAVDGEKPFTHEQRVPTT, from the coding sequence ATGTTTGTGCATAACAAGGAACTTCAATTCGAGGTGCGCGTCAGCGAACCTGACCCCCGCTTTGCCTCACTACTGATGGAGCAGTTCGGCGGCGCAAACGGTGAGCTCACCGCGGCGCTGCAGTACTTCACCCAGGCTTTCGTGTTGCGGGAGAAAAACCCCAAGATGTATGACCTGTTCATGGACATCGCAACCGAGGAGCTGAGTCACCTCGAGATGGTCGGGTCCATGATCACGATGCTGCTCGACGGACTCAACGACAACCTCAAGCAGGCCACCGAGGTGTGTGACTGGATGCCCGCGGTAGCCAGCCGCGACGGTCGCCAGCAGGCGATTCACCAGGTCGCGGTCAATCCGATGTTTCTCGTGCTCAGCGGGGGCGGGCCGGACGTGAAGGACTCGGCCGGCAACAACTGGACCGGCGCATTCATCGACGCGAACGGCGATCCCACCGTGGACCTGCGGAACAACTTGGCCGCCGAATCCCGGGCGAAAGTCGTCTACGAGTACCTCAAGCAGTTCACCGACGATCCCGGTGTGCAGGACACCCTCACGTTCCTGATGACCCGCGAAGTTGCGCACTACCAGCAGTTCACCGCCGCGCTGAACGAACTGCCGGTCAACTTCCCGCCGGGACAGTTGCCATCTGACCCGCGTTTCCACAACAAGGCGTTCAACATGTCCAACGGCGGTGGCGAATCGATCCGTGGACCCTGGAACGAGGGGCAGGGCCCGTGGCCGGAGGGCATCGAGTGGGACTACGTGGAAAAGCCTGAGCAGCAATGGCTTGGCAGCACGGTGCGCCGCAATATGGGCGCCGAGCAAAACCCAGAGGGCTCACCGGCCGTCGATGGCGAGAAGCCGTTCACCCACGAACAGCGCGTCCCGACAACGTAA
- the ybeY gene encoding rRNA maturation RNase YbeY, whose translation MSIEVSNESGIDVSEAELVSVARFVINKMDVNPAAELSMVLLDTAAMADLHMRWMDLPGPTDVMSFPMDELEPGGRPDAPEPGPAMLGDIVLCPEFAAKQAAAAGHSLGHELALLTIHGVLHLLGYDHGDPQEEKEMFALQDRLLEEWVADQVEAYHQDLQNERDRRLLDKSRYFDQP comes from the coding sequence ATGAGCATCGAAGTATCCAACGAGTCGGGCATCGACGTCTCCGAAGCCGAACTGGTGAGCGTCGCCCGGTTCGTCATCAACAAGATGGACGTCAACCCGGCCGCCGAGCTGTCGATGGTGCTGCTGGACACGGCCGCGATGGCCGACCTGCACATGCGCTGGATGGATCTGCCCGGTCCCACCGACGTCATGAGCTTCCCCATGGATGAGCTGGAACCGGGCGGCCGTCCCGATGCGCCCGAGCCGGGTCCGGCCATGCTCGGCGACATCGTGCTGTGCCCGGAATTCGCCGCCAAGCAAGCCGCGGCCGCCGGACACAGTCTTGGCCACGAGTTGGCGCTGCTGACCATTCATGGCGTGCTGCACCTGCTTGGGTATGACCACGGTGATCCGCAGGAAGAGAAGGAGATGTTCGCCCTGCAGGATCGGTTGCTCGAAGAGTGGGTCGCCGACCAGGTCGAGGCCTACCATCAGGACCTGCAGAACGAACGGGACCGTCGGCTCCTGGACAAGTCAAGGTATTTCGACCAACCGTGA
- a CDS encoding hemolysin family protein, with protein MTGLSQLLGAILLIGLGGIFAALDAAVSTVSLARVHEMVRDERPGARALLKVMEDRPRHINLVVLLRIACEITATALLVVFCRHHLSANLGLVVAAAVMVVISFVVIGVGPRTLGRQHAYSIALATAVPLQVISWLLTPISRLLVVLGNALTPGRGFRNGPFASEIELREVVDLAQQRGVVAADERRMIESVFELGDTPAREVMVPRTEMVWIEGDKTADQAMTLAVRSGHSRIPVIGENVDDIIGVVYLKDLVQQTMGTSNGGRDTPVTKVMRPAVFVPDSKPLDALLREMQRDRNHMALLVDEYGAIAGLVSIEDVLEEIVGEIADEYDEAETAPIEELGDNCFRVSARLPIEDLGELYGVEFDENLDVDTVGGLLALELGRVPLPGSEVISHGLRLYAEGGRDHRGRVRVGTVLLSRVETDGEDEGDD; from the coding sequence GTGACCGGCCTTTCGCAGCTGCTCGGCGCGATCCTGTTGATCGGTTTGGGCGGAATTTTTGCCGCGCTGGACGCCGCCGTCAGTACCGTTTCGCTGGCCCGCGTGCACGAGATGGTGCGCGACGAACGGCCCGGCGCCAGGGCTCTGCTCAAGGTGATGGAAGACCGACCGCGCCACATCAACCTCGTGGTGCTGCTGCGCATCGCTTGCGAGATCACCGCGACCGCGCTGTTGGTGGTTTTTTGTCGTCACCATTTGAGTGCGAACCTCGGCTTGGTGGTGGCCGCGGCCGTCATGGTGGTAATCAGCTTCGTGGTCATCGGTGTCGGCCCACGTACCCTCGGCCGGCAACACGCCTATTCCATTGCGCTCGCGACAGCCGTTCCGCTGCAGGTGATTTCATGGCTGTTGACGCCGATCAGCCGGCTGTTGGTGGTGTTGGGAAACGCGCTCACGCCCGGGCGTGGCTTCCGGAACGGGCCGTTCGCCTCCGAGATCGAGTTGCGCGAAGTGGTCGACCTGGCTCAGCAGCGCGGCGTCGTCGCCGCCGACGAGCGGCGAATGATCGAGTCTGTCTTCGAACTCGGCGACACTCCGGCGCGCGAGGTGATGGTGCCGCGCACCGAAATGGTGTGGATCGAGGGTGACAAAACGGCCGATCAGGCGATGACATTGGCGGTACGCAGCGGGCATTCCCGCATCCCGGTGATCGGCGAAAACGTCGACGACATCATCGGAGTCGTGTATCTGAAAGACCTTGTGCAGCAGACCATGGGCACGTCGAACGGAGGTCGGGACACGCCCGTGACGAAGGTCATGCGTCCCGCCGTATTCGTGCCGGACTCCAAGCCGCTCGATGCGCTGCTGCGCGAAATGCAGCGCGATCGCAACCACATGGCGCTGCTGGTCGACGAATACGGTGCCATTGCCGGGCTGGTCAGCATTGAAGATGTGCTCGAAGAAATCGTCGGCGAGATCGCCGACGAATACGACGAGGCGGAGACGGCCCCCATTGAAGAGTTGGGGGACAACTGCTTCCGGGTATCCGCACGATTGCCGATCGAAGACCTGGGGGAGTTGTACGGCGTGGAATTCGACGAGAACCTCGACGTCGACACGGTGGGCGGTCTGCTCGCACTGGAACTGGGCCGTGTTCCGCTGCCCGGTTCGGAAGTGATCTCCCATGGCTTGCGGCTGTATGCCGAGGGCGGCCGCGACCATCGGGGCCGGGTACGTGTCGGCACCGTGCTGCTCAGCCGGGTGGAGACCGACGGTGAGGACGAGGGTGATGACTGA
- a CDS encoding hemerythrin domain-containing protein, with product MDAITFLRQDHKSVLGLFESLDGAPMGSGAESSGLETTVNTLIISESQHEAIEEQHFWPAVRDALGDALVDKAIEQEQAGKKVLQRLEDSKPGEPDYHEALQEFIKLGREHIAYEQEVVWPAVESAISREELEKIGAKLETAKKIAPTRPHPDTPPNPAVLKTVGMGAAIVDHVRDAFTGRSDDNPPDPQIK from the coding sequence ATGGACGCAATAACGTTTCTCCGACAAGACCACAAGAGTGTGCTCGGCTTGTTCGAGTCGCTCGACGGGGCACCAATGGGTTCGGGCGCTGAGAGCAGCGGCCTGGAAACCACGGTGAACACCCTGATCATTTCCGAATCGCAGCACGAGGCGATCGAGGAACAACACTTCTGGCCGGCCGTACGGGACGCACTCGGCGATGCGCTCGTCGACAAGGCGATCGAGCAAGAGCAGGCCGGCAAGAAGGTATTGCAACGGCTGGAGGACAGCAAGCCCGGCGAGCCGGACTATCACGAAGCTCTTCAGGAGTTCATCAAGCTGGGCCGCGAGCACATCGCATACGAGCAAGAAGTCGTTTGGCCCGCCGTGGAGTCCGCGATCAGCCGCGAGGAACTGGAAAAGATCGGCGCAAAGCTGGAAACCGCGAAGAAGATCGCGCCGACGCGGCCGCACCCGGATACCCCGCCCAACCCCGCCGTACTCAAGACCGTGGGAATGGGCGCGGCGATCGTCGACCACGTGCGGGACGCGTTCACCGGTCGCAGTGACGACAATCCGCCCGATCCCCAAATCAAATAA
- the era gene encoding GTPase Era, whose protein sequence is MTEFRSGFVCLVGRPNTGKSTLTNALVGAKVAITSMRPQTTRHTIRGIVHRTDFQIILVDTPGLHRPRTLLGKRLNDLVRDTYTEVDIIGLCIPADEAIGPGDRWIVEQISAIAPKTKVVVIVTKIDKVPKDRVASQLVAVSELVPNVAEIVPVSAMSGEQIDVLIDVLASHLPVGPAYYPDGELTDEPEEVLMAELIREAALEGVRDELPHSLAVVIEEVNPREGRDDLVDVHAVLYVERDSQKGIVIGKGGARLREVGSAARRQIEKLLGTKIYLDLRVKVAKNWQRDPKQLGRLGF, encoded by the coding sequence ATGACTGAATTCCGTTCTGGCTTCGTCTGTTTGGTGGGCCGGCCGAACACCGGCAAGTCCACCCTGACCAACGCACTGGTGGGTGCGAAGGTGGCGATCACCTCGATGCGGCCGCAGACCACCCGGCACACCATTCGAGGCATCGTGCACCGCACGGACTTTCAGATCATCCTCGTCGACACACCGGGGCTGCATCGGCCTCGCACGCTACTCGGCAAGCGCCTCAACGACTTGGTGCGTGACACCTACACCGAGGTCGACATCATCGGGCTGTGCATCCCTGCCGATGAGGCGATCGGGCCGGGGGACCGCTGGATTGTCGAGCAGATCAGCGCCATTGCGCCCAAGACCAAAGTCGTCGTCATCGTCACCAAGATCGACAAGGTGCCCAAAGACCGCGTCGCCAGCCAACTCGTCGCGGTCAGCGAACTGGTGCCCAACGTGGCCGAAATCGTGCCGGTGTCAGCGATGTCCGGTGAGCAGATCGACGTGCTGATCGACGTCCTGGCCTCGCATTTACCCGTCGGGCCGGCCTATTACCCCGATGGTGAGTTGACCGACGAACCCGAAGAGGTTCTGATGGCCGAGCTCATCCGTGAGGCCGCTTTGGAGGGGGTTCGGGATGAGCTGCCGCATTCCTTGGCCGTGGTGATCGAAGAGGTCAACCCCAGGGAGGGGCGCGACGACCTGGTCGACGTGCATGCCGTGCTTTACGTCGAACGGGACAGCCAGAAGGGCATTGTCATCGGCAAGGGCGGGGCCCGATTGCGCGAAGTGGGCAGCGCGGCGCGCCGCCAGATCGAAAAGCTGCTCGGCACCAAGATTTACCTCGATCTTCGCGTCAAGGTAGCCAAGAACTGGCAGCGCGATCCCAAACAGCTTGGCCGACTCGGGTTCTAG
- a CDS encoding amidase, with protein MVSASGTDSGVISGSGNRRLPTLTDLLYQLATRKVTSVELVRRSLHAIDVSQSTLNAFRVVLTESALADAAAADRRRAAGDTAPLLGIPIAVKDDVDVAGVPTAFGTEGYVRPATADSEVVRRLKAAGAVIVGKTNTCELGQWPFTSGPAFGHTRNPWSRRHTPGGSSGGSAAAVAAGLVTAAIGSDGAGSIRIPAAWTHLVGIKPQRGRISTWPMPEAFNGITVNGVLARTVADAALVLDAASGNVEGDRHKPPPLTASDYVSVAPGSLKIALSTRFPYTFFRAKLHPEILAATQRVGEQLEMLGHTVVKGNPDYGLRMSWDFLARSTAGLREWEERLGDGVIWDPRTLANLRTGHVLGQAILRSARRHEAAAQQRVGSIFDIVDVVLAPTTAQPPPLARAFDRLSGLGTDRMMIAACPLTWPWNVLGWPSINVPAGFTSDGLPIGVQLMGPANSEGLLISLAAELEAVSGWASKQPKVWWNTGNSTPPIHSVPTPPKR; from the coding sequence GTGGTTAGCGCTTCCGGGACGGATTCCGGGGTCATTTCTGGCTCCGGCAACCGACGCCTGCCCACGCTAACCGACCTGCTGTATCAGCTGGCAACCCGCAAGGTCACCTCGGTCGAGCTGGTCCGCCGCTCCCTGCACGCGATCGATGTCAGCCAGTCGACGTTGAACGCCTTCCGGGTGGTTCTCACCGAGTCGGCGCTGGCTGACGCGGCGGCGGCCGACCGGCGCCGGGCCGCCGGGGACACGGCCCCACTGCTGGGCATCCCGATCGCGGTCAAGGACGACGTCGACGTTGCTGGAGTGCCGACCGCGTTCGGCACCGAGGGGTATGTCCGTCCCGCGACCGCCGATTCCGAGGTGGTTCGACGACTCAAGGCGGCCGGCGCGGTGATCGTGGGCAAAACCAACACCTGCGAACTCGGCCAATGGCCGTTTACCAGTGGTCCGGCGTTCGGGCACACCCGAAACCCCTGGTCACGTCGGCACACACCGGGTGGATCGTCGGGCGGGAGCGCGGCGGCGGTTGCCGCGGGGTTGGTTACCGCCGCAATCGGCTCCGACGGCGCCGGAAGTATTCGGATCCCGGCCGCGTGGACCCACCTGGTCGGCATCAAACCGCAACGCGGCCGGATCTCCACCTGGCCGATGCCCGAAGCGTTCAATGGCATAACGGTCAACGGTGTGCTGGCCCGCACCGTTGCCGATGCGGCGCTCGTGCTCGATGCGGCCTCCGGCAACGTCGAGGGCGACCGGCACAAACCGCCGCCGCTCACCGCATCCGACTACGTCAGCGTGGCGCCCGGTTCGCTGAAGATCGCGCTGTCGACGCGATTCCCCTACACCTTCTTCCGGGCCAAGTTGCATCCCGAGATACTGGCCGCCACCCAGCGGGTGGGCGAACAACTCGAGATGCTCGGCCACACCGTCGTGAAGGGCAACCCGGACTACGGGCTGCGCATGTCGTGGGACTTCCTGGCCCGGTCCACGGCGGGGCTACGCGAGTGGGAGGAGCGGTTGGGCGACGGCGTCATCTGGGATCCCCGGACGTTGGCCAACCTGAGGACGGGCCATGTGCTCGGCCAGGCGATCCTGCGAAGCGCACGCCGTCACGAAGCCGCCGCCCAGCAGCGGGTGGGTTCGATTTTCGACATCGTCGATGTGGTGCTGGCGCCGACGACTGCGCAACCACCGCCGTTGGCCCGCGCCTTCGATCGGTTGAGCGGCCTTGGCACCGACCGCATGATGATCGCCGCGTGCCCGCTGACCTGGCCGTGGAACGTGTTGGGTTGGCCGTCGATCAACGTGCCGGCGGGCTTCACTTCCGACGGCCTGCCCATCGGTGTGCAACTGATGGGTCCGGCCAACAGCGAAGGCCTGTTGATCTCACTGGCCGCCGAGTTGGAAGCCGTGAGCGGCTGGGCCAGCAAGCAGCCAAAGGTGTGGTGGAACACCGGGAACAGCACCCCGCCGATCCACAGCGTGCCGACACCACCAAAGCGATAA
- the recO gene encoding DNA repair protein RecO, producing the protein MRLYRDRAVVLRQHKLGEADRIVTLLTRDHGLVRAVAKGVRRTRSKFGARLEPFAHIEVQLHPGRNLDIVTQVVSIDAFATDIVSDYGRYTCGCAMLETAERLAGEERAPVPALHRLTVGALRAVADGRRPRDLLLDAYLLRAMGITGWAPALTECARCATPGPHRAFHIAAGGSVCAHCRPAGSTTPPLGVLDLMTALHDGDWEAAEQAPQSHRSYVSGLVAAHLQWHLERQLKTLPLVERVQHADRTVAEARAVLMGKRGECG; encoded by the coding sequence ATGCGGCTATATCGAGACCGGGCTGTTGTGCTGCGCCAGCACAAGCTCGGTGAGGCCGACCGGATCGTCACCTTATTGACCCGTGACCACGGGCTGGTCCGTGCGGTGGCCAAAGGGGTACGGCGCACCCGCAGCAAATTCGGCGCGCGGCTGGAGCCGTTCGCCCACATCGAGGTGCAACTCCATCCCGGCCGCAATCTCGACATCGTCACCCAGGTCGTTTCCATCGATGCGTTCGCCACCGACATCGTCAGCGACTACGGCCGATACACCTGTGGCTGCGCGATGCTGGAAACCGCCGAACGCCTCGCGGGTGAGGAACGCGCGCCCGTCCCGGCGCTGCACCGGCTCACGGTGGGCGCGCTGCGCGCGGTGGCGGACGGGCGCCGGCCCCGGGATCTGTTGCTGGATGCCTACCTGCTGCGCGCGATGGGCATTACCGGCTGGGCTCCCGCGTTGACCGAGTGCGCTCGCTGTGCCACGCCCGGTCCGCATCGGGCGTTTCACATCGCCGCCGGCGGCAGTGTCTGCGCGCATTGCCGGCCGGCCGGTTCTACCACACCGCCGCTGGGGGTGCTGGACCTGATGACGGCGCTGCACGACGGCGACTGGGAGGCCGCCGAGCAGGCACCGCAGTCCCACCGTAGTTATGTCAGCGGATTGGTAGCCGCACATTTGCAATGGCACCTGGAACGGCAACTCAAGACCCTGCCGCTGGTGGAGCGGGTTCAGCACGCTGATCGCACGGTTGCCGAGGCGCGCGCCGTGTTGATGGGCAAGAGAGGTGAGTGTGGCTAG